The following proteins are co-located in the Microbacterium sp. Clip185 genome:
- a CDS encoding CCA tRNA nucleotidyltransferase, which produces MLNMAEGLARLGTLASSPVVVVLADAFAAAGRELAVVGGPVRDALLGRTTHDLDFTTDADPDEILRIVTPISTAQWDIGRAFGTIGARIRGEQVEITTYRADAYDGETRKPVVAFGDSLESDLVRRDFTVNAMALRVPGPQLVDPHGGIEDLVAGVLRTPTDARISFGDDPLRMLRAARFSSQLGFSVDPDAVAAITELRETLRIVSPERIQGELVRLLQTDEPVRGLRLLVETGLIDQFLPEVPALRLEVDEHHHHKDVYEHSLTVLRQAIELERTRHPDAAPDVPLRLAALLHDIGKPATRRLEPGGAVTFHHHDVKGSRMARKRLRELRFDSATIDSVALLIELHLRFFGYAEGAWTDSAVRRYVRDAGDELERLHILTRADVTTRNKRKATRLRLAYDDIERRIDQLRAQEELDAIRPELDGNEIQRILGISPGREVGEAYRFLLELRLDEGVLGPEESERRLRDWWAARG; this is translated from the coding sequence ATGCTCAACATGGCCGAGGGTCTCGCGCGGCTGGGCACTCTCGCCTCCTCACCCGTCGTGGTCGTGCTTGCCGACGCCTTCGCCGCCGCCGGGCGCGAACTCGCCGTCGTGGGCGGCCCGGTGCGCGACGCGCTGCTGGGTCGCACGACACACGACCTGGACTTCACGACGGATGCGGACCCCGACGAGATCCTGCGCATCGTCACGCCGATTTCGACGGCCCAGTGGGACATCGGCCGCGCGTTCGGCACGATCGGCGCCCGCATCCGCGGCGAGCAGGTCGAGATCACCACGTACCGCGCTGATGCCTACGACGGCGAGACCCGCAAGCCCGTCGTCGCGTTCGGCGACTCGCTCGAATCCGATCTCGTCCGCCGTGACTTCACCGTCAACGCGATGGCGCTCCGGGTGCCCGGACCGCAGCTGGTCGATCCGCACGGCGGCATCGAGGATCTCGTCGCGGGCGTGCTGCGCACCCCCACCGATGCGCGGATCAGCTTCGGCGACGACCCCCTGCGCATGCTTCGGGCGGCACGTTTCTCGTCGCAACTCGGCTTCAGTGTCGACCCCGACGCGGTCGCGGCGATCACCGAGCTGCGCGAGACGCTGCGGATCGTGAGCCCGGAGCGCATCCAGGGCGAGCTCGTTCGTCTGCTGCAGACGGACGAACCTGTGCGCGGCCTGCGGCTGCTGGTCGAGACGGGCCTCATCGACCAGTTCCTTCCCGAGGTGCCGGCGCTGCGTCTCGAGGTCGACGAGCACCACCACCACAAGGATGTCTACGAGCACTCGCTCACCGTGCTGCGGCAGGCGATCGAGCTCGAACGCACCCGGCATCCGGACGCCGCACCCGACGTGCCGCTGCGCCTCGCGGCGCTCCTGCACGACATCGGCAAGCCCGCCACGCGCCGGCTCGAGCCGGGGGGTGCCGTCACGTTCCACCACCACGACGTGAAGGGGTCGCGGATGGCGCGCAAGCGCCTGCGCGAGCTGCGATTCGATTCCGCGACGATCGATTCGGTCGCCCTGCTGATCGAGCTCCACCTGCGCTTCTTCGGCTACGCCGAAGGCGCATGGACGGATTCGGCGGTGCGCCGCTACGTGCGCGATGCCGGCGACGAGCTGGAGCGCCTGCACATCCTGACCCGCGCCGATGTGACCACGCGCAACAAGCGCAAGGCGACCAGGCTGCGCCTGGCGTACGACGACATCGAGCGGCGCATCGACCAACTGCGGGCGCAGGAGGAGCTGGACGCCATCCGTCCGGAGCTCGACGGCAACGAGATCCAGCGCATCCTCGGCATCTCTCCGGGCCGAGAGGTGGGCGAGGCCTACCGGTTCCTGCTCGAGCTGCGGCTGGATGAGGGCGTGCTCGGGCCCGAGGAGAGCGAGCGTCGGCTGCGCGACTGGTGGGCCGCCCGGGGCTGA
- a CDS encoding FMN-dependent NADH-azoreductase, translating into MSLFRLDASILPPTSASRALGDIVESEWLATHTDQTVVRRDLAADPVPATAWAAAVTGRNLPEADRTAEQRDALALATRLADELIDADALLLTIPLYNYGVSQHAKTWFDLAYTDPRIDPQGTALRGKPAVLVTVLGGNYDAGTPKEGWDHSTAWLRRVLEDVWGLDLRVVQRSFTLVGVNPALDQFSDVAADIKSAAEDAAREGGRSIAEAASATV; encoded by the coding sequence ATGTCCCTCTTCCGTCTGGATGCGAGCATCCTTCCCCCCACCTCCGCCAGCCGCGCCCTCGGCGACATCGTCGAGAGCGAATGGCTCGCCACCCACACCGACCAGACCGTCGTACGTCGCGACCTGGCTGCCGACCCCGTCCCCGCCACGGCGTGGGCTGCCGCCGTCACCGGCAGAAACCTCCCCGAAGCCGACCGCACCGCCGAGCAGCGCGACGCCCTCGCCCTGGCGACGCGCCTCGCCGATGAGCTCATCGATGCCGACGCCCTCCTGCTGACGATCCCGCTCTACAACTACGGTGTCTCGCAGCACGCGAAGACGTGGTTCGACCTGGCCTACACCGACCCGCGCATCGATCCGCAGGGCACCGCGCTGCGCGGCAAGCCCGCCGTGCTGGTCACGGTTCTCGGCGGCAACTACGACGCCGGAACGCCCAAGGAGGGCTGGGACCACTCCACCGCGTGGCTCCGTCGCGTGCTCGAGGACGTCTGGGGCCTCGACCTGCGCGTCGTGCAGCGCTCCTTCACCCTCGTGGGCGTGAACCCCGCACTCGATCAGTTCTCCGATGTCGCCGCCGACATCAAGTCCGCCGCCGAGGATGCCGCGCGCGAGGGCGGTCGCTCCATCGCAGAGGCCGCGTCCGCCACGGTCTGA
- a CDS encoding winged helix-turn-helix transcriptional regulator: MAAEQHDERQCDAAVSRAFSVLGKRWNGMILDVLGEGALSFVGLRRAVTGISDAVLSDRLVELADAGLVVREVDAGPPVAVSYTLTDAGVRLVPILAQLGAWADGNLSASR; encoded by the coding sequence GTGGCCGCAGAGCAGCATGACGAGCGTCAGTGCGACGCCGCCGTCTCGCGCGCCTTCTCGGTTCTCGGCAAGCGCTGGAACGGCATGATCCTCGACGTTCTGGGCGAGGGCGCGCTGTCGTTCGTCGGGCTGCGCCGGGCCGTCACGGGCATCAGCGACGCCGTGCTCTCGGATCGCCTGGTCGAGCTCGCCGACGCGGGCCTGGTCGTCCGCGAGGTGGATGCGGGCCCGCCGGTCGCGGTCTCCTACACGCTGACGGATGCAGGCGTCCGCCTCGTGCCGATCCTCGCCCAGCTGGGCGCCTGGGCCGACGGCAACCTCTCCGCATCCCGCTGA
- a CDS encoding PadR family transcriptional regulator: MDTTQLLKGVLDAAVLAVVQHEDAYGYDIVRRLRDAGLGEVGDASVYGTLRRLYSAGSLSSYVVPSDGGPHRKYYAINPQGRAALDAQREDWTAFSLALSTLLDASRKPAALRTIGEGR, translated from the coding sequence ATGGACACCACGCAGCTGTTGAAGGGGGTGCTGGATGCCGCCGTTCTCGCGGTGGTCCAGCACGAGGATGCCTACGGGTACGACATCGTGCGTCGACTGCGTGACGCCGGCCTCGGAGAGGTGGGAGACGCATCCGTGTACGGAACGCTTCGCCGGCTCTACAGCGCCGGGTCGCTCTCGAGCTACGTGGTCCCCTCCGACGGGGGCCCGCACCGCAAGTACTACGCCATCAACCCGCAGGGACGTGCGGCGCTCGATGCACAGCGCGAGGACTGGACCGCGTTCTCGCTCGCGCTGAGCACGCTGCTCGACGCTTCCCGCAAACCCGCCGCGCTGCGCACGATCGGAGAAGGACGATGA
- a CDS encoding transcriptional regulator, translating to MPSPWSLRREASAESSRLLIERAHEEFVGGNAQDPRVTAVRGLVRESWQRSARSLVGVEAVPPLDLISDELEEYRRTHPLASVMHVIRQLLLPGDEDESGVVVAVGDAAGRLLWVEGDRRIRDLTGDMGFVAGANWSEEAVGTSAPGTALALERSVQIRGAEHFNRLVQPWSCTAAPVRDPESRRVLGVIDVTGGVEATTPQAQLLVDATARAIEGELLVARLRARAEPVAKGRSPRRSRGASEHATLRVLGRDLAVLDVVDDRGATVTELSARHAEILLMLAVHQQGLSAERLAALVYGEAAPVETLRPEMVRLRRVLDAVAPALIPASRPYRLTSPLQTDADHVVSLLDRGAHRVALTAYRGPVLPDSRAPGVEELRQSVQAALRESLLAGAGLDVLLTYVDTDDGREDADALRLCLEMLAPRSPRRGPIVARLEQLGA from the coding sequence GTGCCCTCGCCCTGGTCTTTGCGTCGCGAGGCGTCGGCCGAGAGCTCGCGCCTTCTGATCGAGCGCGCGCACGAGGAGTTCGTCGGCGGCAACGCGCAGGATCCACGGGTCACGGCCGTGCGCGGTCTCGTCCGCGAGAGCTGGCAGCGCTCGGCCCGAAGCCTCGTCGGCGTGGAGGCTGTGCCGCCCCTCGACCTCATCTCGGACGAGCTCGAGGAGTACCGCCGCACGCATCCTCTCGCGAGCGTCATGCACGTGATCCGCCAGCTGCTGCTGCCGGGTGACGAGGACGAGTCGGGGGTCGTCGTGGCGGTGGGGGATGCGGCGGGCCGCCTGCTGTGGGTCGAGGGGGATCGCCGCATCCGCGACCTCACCGGCGACATGGGCTTCGTCGCGGGCGCGAACTGGTCGGAGGAGGCCGTGGGCACCTCGGCGCCGGGCACGGCCCTCGCGCTCGAGCGATCCGTGCAGATCCGCGGAGCCGAACACTTCAACCGGCTCGTCCAGCCGTGGTCGTGCACGGCGGCGCCGGTGCGCGATCCCGAGAGTCGGCGCGTGCTCGGTGTCATCGATGTGACCGGGGGCGTCGAGGCCACGACCCCGCAGGCGCAGTTGCTCGTCGATGCGACGGCGCGGGCCATCGAGGGGGAGCTGCTGGTGGCCCGGCTGCGGGCGCGGGCCGAACCGGTCGCGAAGGGCCGCTCGCCACGGCGCTCGCGCGGGGCGTCCGAACACGCGACCCTGCGTGTGCTCGGGCGCGATCTCGCCGTGCTCGACGTCGTCGACGACCGAGGCGCCACCGTCACCGAGCTGAGCGCGCGGCATGCCGAGATCCTCCTGATGCTGGCGGTGCACCAGCAGGGGCTTTCGGCGGAACGGTTGGCGGCCCTCGTGTACGGCGAGGCGGCGCCGGTGGAGACCCTGCGCCCCGAGATGGTGCGCCTGCGCCGGGTTCTCGACGCCGTCGCCCCGGCGCTGATTCCGGCATCGCGCCCCTACCGGCTGACGAGCCCCCTGCAGACCGACGCCGATCACGTCGTCTCACTGCTCGATCGCGGCGCGCACCGCGTGGCCCTCACCGCGTATCGCGGCCCGGTGCTGCCGGACTCCCGCGCCCCGGGGGTGGAGGAGCTGCGCCAGAGCGTGCAGGCGGCGCTGCGCGAATCCCTGCTCGCCGGAGCGGGACTGGACGTGCTGCTGACGTACGTGGACACGGACGACGGACGCGAGGATGCGGACGCGCTGCGCCTGTGTCTCGAGATGCTCGCCCCGCGCTCGCCGCGTCGCGGGCCCATCGTCGCCCGCCTCGAGCAGCTCGGCGCCTAG
- the exaC gene encoding acetaldehyde dehydrogenase ExaC, which produces MTIVEDGVSSVYAAPGSRGSVAEYRSRYGHYIGGEFVEPIKGQYFENITPVTGKPFCEVGRGTSEDIDRAVDVAWKAFESWKRTTPAERAVILNKIADRIEANLEKIAVAETWENGKPVRETLAADIPLAVDHFRYFAGVLRAQEGSLSQIDEDTVAYHFHEPLGVVGQIIPWNFPILMATWKLAPALAAGNCVVLKPAEQTPASILFLFDLIGDLLPAGVVNIVNGFGIEAGAPLAQHKRIRKVAFTGETTTGRLIMQYASQNLIPVTLELGGKSANIFFEDVARDRDAYYDKALEGFTFFALNQGEVCTCPSRALIQRSIYEEFLGDGLDRVGKIVQGNPLDPATMIGAQASNDQLEKILSYIEIGKAEGAKLLAGGERVDLGGDLSEGYYVAPTVFEGQNSMRIFQEEIFGPVVSVTSFEDFDDAIHTANDTLYGLGAGVWSRSADTMYRAGRGIEAGRVWTNTYHQYPAHAAFGGYKQSGIGRENHLKMLDHYQQTKNLLVSYADGPMGFF; this is translated from the coding sequence ATGACCATCGTTGAAGACGGCGTCTCGAGCGTCTACGCCGCCCCCGGATCCCGCGGATCGGTCGCCGAGTACCGCAGCCGTTACGGCCACTACATCGGCGGTGAGTTCGTTGAGCCGATCAAGGGCCAGTACTTCGAGAACATCACCCCCGTCACCGGCAAGCCGTTCTGCGAGGTCGGCCGCGGCACGAGCGAGGACATCGACCGTGCGGTGGATGTGGCCTGGAAGGCGTTCGAGAGCTGGAAGCGGACGACACCCGCCGAGCGCGCCGTCATCCTGAACAAGATCGCCGACCGCATCGAGGCCAACCTCGAGAAGATCGCCGTCGCCGAGACGTGGGAGAACGGCAAGCCGGTGCGGGAGACCCTCGCCGCCGACATCCCGCTCGCGGTCGATCACTTCCGCTACTTCGCGGGAGTCCTGCGGGCGCAGGAGGGCTCGCTCAGCCAGATCGACGAGGACACGGTCGCGTATCACTTCCACGAGCCGCTGGGAGTCGTGGGCCAGATCATCCCGTGGAACTTCCCCATTCTCATGGCCACGTGGAAGCTCGCACCGGCGCTCGCCGCCGGCAACTGCGTCGTGCTGAAGCCCGCAGAGCAGACTCCCGCATCCATCCTGTTCCTCTTCGATCTCATCGGCGATCTGCTGCCGGCGGGCGTCGTGAACATCGTCAACGGGTTCGGCATCGAGGCGGGGGCGCCGCTGGCCCAGCACAAGCGCATCCGCAAGGTCGCCTTCACGGGCGAGACCACGACGGGGCGGCTCATCATGCAGTACGCCTCGCAGAACCTCATCCCGGTGACGCTGGAGCTCGGCGGCAAGAGCGCGAACATCTTCTTCGAGGATGTGGCTCGCGACCGCGACGCCTACTACGACAAGGCGCTGGAGGGCTTCACGTTCTTCGCGCTGAACCAGGGCGAGGTGTGCACCTGCCCGAGCCGCGCCCTCATCCAGCGCTCGATCTACGAGGAGTTCCTCGGCGACGGGCTGGACCGCGTCGGCAAGATCGTGCAGGGCAATCCGCTGGATCCGGCGACCATGATCGGCGCGCAGGCCTCGAACGACCAGCTCGAGAAGATCCTGTCGTACATCGAGATCGGCAAGGCGGAGGGCGCGAAGCTGCTCGCTGGAGGGGAGCGCGTCGACCTCGGCGGCGACCTGTCGGAGGGCTACTACGTGGCGCCCACGGTGTTCGAGGGGCAGAACAGCATGCGCATCTTCCAGGAGGAGATCTTCGGACCCGTGGTCTCGGTGACGAGCTTCGAGGACTTCGACGACGCGATCCACACCGCCAACGACACCCTCTACGGCCTGGGCGCCGGGGTCTGGAGCCGTTCGGCCGACACGATGTACCGCGCCGGACGCGGTATCGAGGCGGGGCGGGTGTGGACGAACACGTACCACCAGTACCCGGCACACGCGGCCTTCGGCGGCTACAAGCAGTCGGGCATCGGACGCGAGAACCACCTGAAGATGCTCGACCACTACCAGCAGACGAAGAACCTGCTCGTCTCCTACGCCGACGGCCCGATGGGCTTCTTCTGA
- a CDS encoding DUF779 domain-containing protein produces the protein MDDTPIEQTAQRVAVTDAAASLLVELTAQHGPLMFHQSGGCCDGSAPMCYPVGMFLTGPSDVRLGALRVADLAPIEVFMSESQFEYWKYTHLTIDAVPGRGAGFSVEAPTGMRFLIRSRMLEPSELKAFGLAAR, from the coding sequence ATGGATGACACACCGATCGAGCAGACGGCGCAGCGCGTCGCGGTGACGGATGCGGCCGCATCCCTCCTCGTGGAGCTGACCGCGCAGCACGGACCGCTCATGTTCCACCAGTCCGGCGGATGCTGCGACGGCTCCGCACCCATGTGCTATCCCGTCGGCATGTTCCTCACCGGACCGAGCGACGTGCGACTCGGCGCGTTGCGCGTCGCCGACCTCGCCCCCATCGAGGTCTTCATGTCCGAGTCGCAGTTCGAGTACTGGAAGTACACGCACCTGACGATCGACGCGGTGCCCGGACGCGGCGCCGGATTCAGCGTGGAGGCGCCCACGGGCATGCGGTTCCTCATCCGCTCCCGGATGCTGGAGCCCTCCGAGCTAAAGGCTTTCGGGCTCGCGGCGAGGTGA
- a CDS encoding adenosylhomocysteinase, which translates to MDTTRIAEAIVRRFARRTNLMIASRTVRVDASPAHLAVAERLTALLHDLGAVITTGAASDAGMLRFDFTALAAEADPTSVPVLLGGEPLPERHDAAARIAFAAAHMPVSAAVARDIDLRGLRIGVCMVLEPKTAQLALLLRSRGADVAVYGHPDETDAAVAAALAATGIPVDGGVELSGLAERAAAESFLRRGFDILIDDGSHLIRLAHEIDPEIAASWIGANEETTSGLTPLRRMDAAGLLRTPVMAVNDAAAKTRFDNRYGTGFSCVLAIADLLEQHGRTLRDQPALVIGYGPVGEGVAAYLRGLGAAVSVAEVDPVRALTARHDGYTVGPASELADGALVVSATGVAGTIDAAIAERAAVIAVAGGVPGEVTAAAAASAGLVLGGGGAVNITAAEGNPIEIMDLSFAVQLAALDHLLRTRPGIGVHALPPEIDERVGLAALAARGVRIDERTTRAGRDKDWRSARYEGTRA; encoded by the coding sequence GTGGATACGACGCGCATCGCGGAGGCGATCGTGCGCCGCTTCGCCCGCCGCACGAATCTCATGATCGCCTCGCGCACCGTGCGGGTGGACGCGTCACCGGCGCACCTCGCCGTCGCCGAGCGACTCACGGCTTTGCTGCACGACCTGGGTGCGGTCATCACGACAGGAGCAGCCTCGGATGCGGGGATGCTGCGATTCGACTTCACAGCGCTCGCCGCCGAGGCGGACCCCACATCGGTACCCGTTCTGCTGGGCGGCGAACCACTGCCCGAGCGGCACGATGCCGCGGCACGCATCGCCTTCGCGGCCGCTCACATGCCCGTCTCGGCCGCCGTCGCCCGGGACATCGACCTGCGGGGTCTCCGCATCGGCGTGTGCATGGTTCTGGAGCCCAAGACCGCCCAGCTCGCGCTTCTGCTGCGCTCCCGCGGTGCCGACGTGGCGGTCTACGGCCACCCCGACGAGACGGATGCGGCGGTCGCCGCGGCGCTCGCGGCGACCGGCATCCCCGTCGACGGCGGCGTCGAGCTGTCGGGCCTCGCGGAGCGGGCGGCGGCCGAGAGCTTCCTGCGCCGGGGCTTCGACATTCTCATCGACGACGGCTCGCACCTGATCCGCCTCGCCCACGAGATCGATCCCGAGATCGCCGCATCCTGGATCGGCGCGAACGAGGAGACGACCTCGGGGCTCACGCCGCTGCGGCGGATGGATGCGGCGGGGCTGCTGCGAACGCCCGTCATGGCCGTCAACGACGCCGCCGCCAAGACCCGGTTCGACAACCGCTACGGCACTGGCTTCTCCTGCGTCCTGGCGATCGCTGACCTCCTCGAACAGCACGGACGGACGCTGCGCGATCAGCCGGCCCTCGTCATCGGCTACGGCCCCGTCGGCGAAGGCGTCGCGGCATACCTGCGCGGCCTGGGTGCGGCCGTCTCCGTGGCCGAGGTCGACCCGGTGCGGGCTCTCACCGCGCGCCACGACGGCTACACGGTCGGCCCGGCCTCCGAGCTGGCCGACGGCGCGCTCGTCGTCTCGGCCACGGGTGTCGCCGGCACGATCGATGCGGCGATCGCCGAGCGCGCGGCGGTGATCGCCGTCGCGGGCGGCGTACCGGGGGAGGTGACGGCGGCGGCCGCCGCATCCGCTGGTCTCGTGCTCGGCGGTGGCGGAGCGGTGAACATCACCGCCGCCGAGGGCAACCCGATCGAGATCATGGACCTGTCGTTCGCGGTGCAGCTCGCCGCCCTCGACCACCTGCTGCGCACGCGTCCGGGAATCGGCGTGCACGCCCTCCCGCCTGAGATCGACGAGCGTGTGGGCCTGGCGGCGCTCGCCGCCCGCGGCGTGCGGATCGACGAGCGCACCACGCGCGCCGGCAGGGACAAGGACTGGCGCTCGGCCCGGTACGAGGGGACCCGCGCATGA
- a CDS encoding amidohydrolase family protein produces the protein MSVVLYSADLVLPITAPPIPQGAIAVSGGRIRHVGDRDWVRRELTARGASFTEVHWPGVLLPGLVNAHSHLQYTGMAEVGRGSYRGFEDWAAAFDPVYERGHDWKADADAGARAVIEAGTTAVADIVTDAPAAGVLHDAGLHGITYWEVMSWTNADWAATGRAQVEAALDALPSPPGTGLSPHAPYSLDVEPLLEIPDIVRERGGRIHLHLGEAAFERESGAPHPTPWQERRAGSFRELRGDGFGTGATEFVDQLGVLGPDCHIAHGVYMTARDRALLRARGTSVALCPRSNAVIGLDEPPVAAYLAEGNGIAVGTDSLSSSPSLDLLADVAALHRIARAQGYSDRGLAAQLLRAATLGGAHAMGIDTGPDRTGYLAVGALADLAFIDIPVTTIDDTIEHLAIDGAGHAAATVISGGFRHTTPSFTEHTGVSA, from the coding sequence ATGAGCGTCGTGCTGTACTCGGCCGACCTGGTGCTGCCCATCACCGCGCCGCCGATCCCGCAGGGGGCGATCGCCGTCAGCGGCGGCCGCATCCGCCACGTCGGAGACCGTGACTGGGTGCGCCGCGAGCTCACCGCCCGCGGAGCCTCGTTCACCGAGGTGCATTGGCCGGGTGTGCTCCTGCCGGGGCTCGTCAATGCCCACTCGCATCTGCAGTACACGGGCATGGCCGAGGTCGGCCGTGGCAGCTACCGCGGCTTCGAGGACTGGGCGGCAGCCTTCGATCCGGTCTACGAGCGCGGGCACGACTGGAAGGCGGATGCGGACGCCGGAGCGCGCGCGGTGATCGAGGCGGGCACGACCGCGGTCGCCGACATCGTGACCGACGCACCCGCCGCAGGCGTGCTGCACGACGCCGGCCTTCACGGCATCACCTACTGGGAGGTGATGAGCTGGACGAACGCCGACTGGGCGGCGACCGGCAGAGCGCAGGTCGAGGCGGCGTTGGACGCGCTCCCCTCGCCGCCCGGCACCGGGCTCTCGCCGCACGCGCCCTACTCGCTCGACGTCGAGCCGTTGCTCGAGATCCCCGACATCGTGCGCGAGCGCGGCGGCCGCATCCACTTGCATCTCGGCGAGGCCGCGTTCGAGCGCGAGTCGGGCGCCCCGCATCCGACGCCGTGGCAGGAGCGTCGCGCCGGCAGTTTCCGCGAGCTGCGTGGCGACGGCTTCGGCACGGGCGCGACGGAGTTCGTCGACCAGCTGGGCGTGCTCGGGCCCGACTGCCACATCGCGCACGGCGTCTACATGACCGCGCGCGATCGCGCGCTGCTGCGCGCCCGCGGCACCTCGGTGGCGCTGTGCCCTCGCTCGAACGCGGTCATCGGCCTCGACGAGCCTCCCGTGGCCGCCTACCTCGCCGAGGGCAACGGCATCGCCGTCGGCACCGACTCGCTGTCTTCGAGTCCCTCGCTCGACCTGCTCGCGGATGTGGCGGCGCTGCACCGCATCGCCAGGGCACAGGGCTACTCCGACCGCGGACTCGCGGCGCAGCTGCTGCGGGCGGCGACCCTCGGCGGTGCGCACGCGATGGGCATCGACACCGGCCCCGATCGCACCGGCTATCTCGCGGTCGGAGCCCTCGCCGATCTCGCCTTCATCGACATCCCCGTGACGACGATCGACGACACGATCGAGCATCTCGCCATCGACGGCGCAGGTCACGCCGCGGCCACCGTGATCAGCGGCGGGTTCCGGCACACGACACCGTCCTTCACCGAGCACACCGGAGTCAGCGCATGA
- a CDS encoding cupin domain-containing protein — MSTRPATAVTLDLAPHPEGGWFRRMWTATAEVQTPAGPRPAATCIHYLLTRGEHSAWHVVTSDEIWLWHGPGTLELSFGGDGEEPVAERTVTLGPELSAGHLAQVTVPAGVWQSARLGGEVEVLVSCIVSPGFSFEDWRLARDLG, encoded by the coding sequence ATGAGCACCCGTCCCGCCACCGCCGTCACCCTCGATCTCGCCCCGCATCCCGAGGGAGGCTGGTTCCGTCGGATGTGGACCGCAACCGCAGAGGTGCAGACGCCGGCGGGACCTCGGCCCGCGGCGACCTGCATCCACTACCTGCTCACCCGCGGCGAGCACAGCGCGTGGCACGTCGTGACGAGCGACGAGATCTGGCTCTGGCACGGGCCCGGAACCCTCGAGCTGAGCTTCGGGGGCGACGGTGAGGAGCCGGTCGCCGAGCGCACCGTGACCTTGGGTCCGGAGCTTTCGGCGGGACACCTCGCGCAGGTGACGGTGCCGGCCGGCGTATGGCAGTCGGCCCGTCTCGGCGGCGAAGTCGAGGTGCTCGTGAGCTGTATCGTTTCGCCAGGTTTCAGCTTCGAGGACTGGCGCCTGGCGCGTGATTTAGGCTGA
- a CDS encoding ABC transporter substrate-binding protein yields MITTARLRRLTVGAALGAVAALALTACAFAGESAPAASEDGSLPTLTAGKLTIATGEPAYDPWIVDNDPSNQKGFESAVSYALAEKLGFSADDVVWVRSTFDSAIAPGPKDWDLNIQQFSVTDERKQAVDFSSPYYTTSQAVVTSESSAAANATTIDELKGYTVGVMSGTTSYTVAAEELGTDKLSVFNNNDDVVLAFQSGQIDAFVIDLPTAFYLANAELDGGKILGQFADTTGGDQLAYVLPKGSELTEPVSKALDELRADGTLDELQKTWLSEAVDVPVLG; encoded by the coding sequence GTGATCACGACCGCCCGCCTCCGGCGCCTGACCGTCGGTGCCGCTCTCGGCGCTGTCGCGGCGCTCGCACTGACCGCCTGTGCCTTCGCCGGTGAGTCCGCTCCGGCCGCATCCGAGGACGGATCCCTTCCGACCCTCACCGCCGGCAAGCTCACCATCGCCACCGGTGAGCCGGCGTACGACCCCTGGATCGTCGACAACGACCCCTCCAACCAGAAGGGCTTCGAGTCGGCCGTCTCCTACGCGCTGGCGGAGAAGCTCGGCTTTTCGGCCGACGACGTCGTGTGGGTGCGTTCCACGTTCGACAGCGCGATCGCACCCGGACCCAAGGACTGGGACCTCAACATCCAGCAGTTCTCGGTGACCGATGAGCGCAAGCAGGCCGTCGACTTCTCGTCGCCGTACTACACGACCTCGCAGGCCGTCGTGACCTCGGAGAGCTCCGCCGCGGCGAACGCGACCACGATCGACGAGCTCAAGGGCTACACGGTCGGCGTCATGAGCGGCACGACCAGCTACACCGTCGCCGCCGAGGAGCTCGGCACCGACAAGCTCAGCGTCTTCAACAACAACGACGACGTCGTGCTCGCCTTCCAGTCCGGCCAGATCGACGCGTTCGTGATCGACCTGCCCACCGCGTTCTACCTCGCGAACGCCGAGCTCGATGGCGGCAAGATCCTCGGCCAGTTCGCCGACACGACAGGCGGCGACCAGCTCGCGTACGTGCTGCCCAAGGGTTCCGAGCTGACCGAGCCGGTGTCGAAGGCGCTCGATGAGCTCCGCGCGGACGGCACGCTCGACGAGCTGCAGAAGACCTGGCTGAGCGAGGCCGTCGACGTTCCGGTCCTCGGCTGA